One genomic region from Thermococcus sp. encodes:
- a CDS encoding 50S ribosomal protein L11, whose protein sequence is MAQVVEVLVEGGKASPGPPLGPAIGPLGLNVKQVVDEINKATKDFEGMQVPVKIIVTDPKKKTFEIEVGVPPVSQLIKKEIGAPKGSSETGHTPVGNLTMEQVIRIAKAKQDQMLAANLKTAAKEVIGTALSMGVTVEDKDPREVQGEIDKGVYDEIFANAEE, encoded by the coding sequence ATGGCACAAGTTGTTGAGGTGCTCGTTGAAGGAGGAAAGGCTTCACCCGGACCGCCGCTCGGTCCTGCAATCGGTCCGCTTGGACTCAATGTTAAACAGGTCGTCGACGAGATAAACAAAGCCACCAAGGACTTCGAGGGAATGCAGGTTCCCGTTAAGATCATTGTCACCGACCCCAAGAAGAAGACCTTCGAGATCGAGGTCGGCGTCCCTCCGGTTAGCCAGCTCATTAAAAAGGAGATAGGCGCCCCGAAGGGTTCGAGTGAGACTGGCCATACCCCCGTTGGGAACCTCACAATGGAGCAGGTCATCAGGATAGCCAAAGCCAAGCAGGATCAGATGCTGGCAGCAAACCTTAAGACAGCGGCCAAGGAGGTCATAGGCACCGCACTGAGCATGGGCGTTACAGTTGAGGACAAGGACCCCCGGGAAGTTCAGGGGGAGATTGACAAAGGTGTTTACGACGAGATTTTCGCTAACGCCGAAGAGTGA
- a CDS encoding 30S ribosomal protein S6e, with amino-acid sequence MATFKLVISNPKNGIARQVEISGEEAEKLVGKRIGDEVPASELGLNLTEIFGEEIPGNVKLRVTGGTDKDGFAMRPDVHGPRRVKILISRGPGFRPKERGERRKKTVRGNTISPEVVQVNMKLVF; translated from the coding sequence ATGGCTACTTTCAAGCTGGTTATATCGAACCCGAAGAACGGCATAGCTAGGCAGGTTGAGATAAGCGGAGAAGAGGCTGAGAAGCTTGTTGGAAAGCGCATAGGAGACGAGGTTCCGGCAAGCGAGCTCGGTCTCAACCTCACAGAGATATTCGGCGAGGAGATTCCGGGCAACGTTAAGCTCAGGGTAACCGGGGGAACAGACAAGGACGGCTTTGCTATGAGGCCGGACGTCCACGGCCCAAGGAGGGTCAAGATACTCATCTCCCGCGGCCCGGGCTTCAGGCCAAAGGAGCGCGGTGAGAGGAGGAAGAAGACCGTCAGGGGCAACACTATCAGCCCCGAAGTCGTGCAGGTCAACATGAAGCTCGTCTTCTGA
- a CDS encoding replication protein RepA, whose translation MEEVRFKRRKPAVERKISEIKEDDTRISLIGKAFKVDKMDYTFWIDDGTGVILIESEENVLPENSQIVRVIGRIIRNDEGVHIYGEVVQDFSNADIEALEEIRELERKVIPKLEGIIEFFGGEES comes from the coding sequence ATGGAGGAGGTCCGCTTTAAGAGGAGGAAGCCCGCCGTCGAGAGGAAAATAAGTGAGATAAAAGAAGACGACACGCGCATTTCCCTAATCGGGAAGGCCTTCAAGGTGGACAAAATGGACTACACCTTCTGGATCGACGACGGAACCGGCGTCATACTCATCGAGAGCGAGGAGAACGTTTTACCAGAGAACAGTCAGATAGTGAGGGTCATCGGAAGGATCATCAGGAACGACGAAGGGGTCCACATCTACGGCGAGGTGGTGCAGGACTTCAGCAACGCCGACATTGAAGCCCTTGAGGAGATAAGGGAGCTTGAGAGGAAAGTCATTCCAAAGCTCGAGGGGATCATCGAATTCTTCGGAGGTGAGGAATCATGA
- a CDS encoding OB-fold nucleic acid binding domain-containing protein, translated as MGVLTKEEIISRIERRKGLSLDEIEARIRKIAEREGISEHAAAVMLAEELGISLEGSEELPHIKDLVPGMTGINIVARIMRKYPPREYKKRNGSTGRVANLMIYDSTGKARLVLWDNAVVKYYDELNPGDVIKVIDPTVREGRNGIELHANFRTRIIIDPEDPRVGEIPPLDEVRSYNYQRRKIGELTGGERFIEVRGTIARLYRVTAYDACPQCRRKVDHDPTTNTWICPEHGEVKPIKVVILDFGLDDSTGYIRTTLFGDDAAELIGADPEEISEKLRELVESGLTIKEAGRKLAEDEYYHLLGREIIVRGNAVDDKFLGLLLKAFGWDEVNPRREISRAKAELKKAIAELEGGE; from the coding sequence ATGGGAGTGCTAACAAAGGAGGAGATTATAAGCAGGATTGAGAGACGAAAGGGCCTCTCACTGGATGAAATCGAGGCTAGGATACGAAAAATAGCGGAGCGCGAGGGCATATCGGAGCACGCGGCCGCGGTTATGCTCGCCGAAGAACTTGGTATCAGCCTCGAAGGAAGCGAGGAACTTCCCCACATAAAAGACCTCGTTCCAGGAATGACCGGTATAAACATCGTCGCCAGGATTATGAGGAAATACCCCCCCAGAGAGTATAAAAAACGAAACGGTTCTACTGGCAGGGTCGCAAACCTCATGATCTACGACTCAACTGGCAAAGCCAGGCTTGTCCTCTGGGACAACGCTGTTGTCAAATACTACGACGAACTCAACCCGGGGGATGTGATAAAGGTCATTGACCCCACAGTAAGGGAAGGGCGGAACGGGATAGAGCTCCACGCCAACTTCAGAACAAGGATAATAATCGACCCGGAAGATCCGCGCGTTGGGGAGATCCCTCCGCTCGATGAAGTCAGAAGCTACAACTACCAGCGGAGAAAGATAGGAGAGCTCACGGGGGGAGAGAGGTTCATTGAAGTGAGGGGGACAATAGCTAGGCTCTATCGCGTTACTGCCTATGACGCATGCCCCCAGTGCAGGAGGAAGGTAGACCACGACCCAACAACGAACACCTGGATATGCCCAGAACATGGTGAGGTCAAGCCGATAAAGGTAGTTATCCTCGACTTCGGCCTCGACGACTCTACCGGCTACATAAGAACGACCCTCTTCGGGGACGATGCTGCGGAGCTTATAGGGGCCGACCCTGAGGAGATATCCGAGAAGCTCAGAGAACTCGTTGAAAGCGGCCTGACCATCAAAGAGGCCGGAAGGAAGCTGGCCGAGGACGAGTACTATCACCTCCTCGGAAGGGAGATAATCGTCAGGGGAAACGCAGTGGACGACAAGTTCCTTGGACTTCTTCTTAAGGCCTTTGGATGGGACGAGGTCAACCCGCGCCGGGAGATATCAAGGGCCAAGGCCGAACTTAAGAAGGCCATAGCCGAGCTTGAGGGGGGTGAGTGA
- the ftsZ gene encoding cell division protein FtsZ, which produces MLKLIEDAIERTATAPDKVAEPPAPQTDIDEELKRILEQIQAKIYVVGVGGAGCNTINRMMQVGIQGAKIIAVNADAQDLLKVSAHKKILIGKELTRGLGAGNNPKMGEEAAKENDRDIREAIEGADMVFITCGLGGGTGTGAAPIVAEIAKKMGALTVSVVTLPFTVEGIRRIKNAEYGLERLRKNSDTVIVIPNDKLMEVAPNLPIHMAFKVADEILVQAVKGITELITKPGLVNLDFNDVRAVMKDGGVAMIGIGESDSEKRALEAAQQALNSPLLDVDISGAKGALISISGSDVKLEEAQQIIELVTSKLDPEAQVIWGIQLDEELNKMIRILIVVTGVSSPYAVAEEQESSGYYGEEGERKVIKLDLEEL; this is translated from the coding sequence ATGCTGAAGCTGATTGAAGACGCCATTGAGAGAACCGCCACAGCCCCCGATAAGGTAGCGGAGCCCCCTGCTCCGCAGACTGACATTGATGAAGAACTCAAGAGAATACTCGAGCAGATACAGGCTAAGATATACGTCGTTGGTGTGGGTGGTGCTGGGTGCAACACCATTAACAGGATGATGCAGGTGGGTATACAGGGGGCCAAGATAATAGCCGTTAACGCCGATGCCCAGGATCTCCTCAAGGTCAGCGCCCACAAAAAGATACTCATTGGTAAGGAGCTTACCCGTGGTCTTGGCGCTGGAAACAACCCGAAGATGGGTGAGGAAGCAGCTAAAGAGAACGATAGGGATATTAGGGAGGCCATCGAGGGTGCGGATATGGTCTTCATAACCTGCGGTCTCGGCGGTGGAACCGGAACCGGTGCCGCCCCAATTGTTGCAGAGATAGCCAAGAAGATGGGTGCTCTCACGGTTTCAGTGGTTACGCTTCCCTTTACAGTTGAGGGCATTAGGAGAATAAAGAACGCCGAGTACGGCCTTGAGAGGCTCAGGAAGAACAGCGACACTGTAATAGTCATCCCGAATGACAAGCTCATGGAAGTTGCCCCGAACCTGCCGATACACATGGCCTTCAAAGTTGCTGACGAGATACTCGTCCAGGCCGTTAAGGGTATAACCGAACTCATCACCAAGCCCGGTCTGGTAAACCTTGACTTCAACGACGTTAGGGCGGTTATGAAGGACGGCGGCGTTGCTATGATAGGTATAGGCGAGAGTGACAGTGAGAAAAGGGCTTTGGAGGCGGCTCAGCAGGCATTGAACAGCCCGCTCCTTGACGTTGATATCAGCGGTGCCAAGGGTGCCCTTATAAGCATCAGTGGAAGTGATGTCAAGCTCGAGGAGGCCCAGCAGATAATTGAGCTCGTTACGAGTAAGCTCGACCCCGAGGCACAGGTCATCTGGGGCATCCAGCTCGATGAGGAGCTCAACAAGATGATTAGAATACTCATCGTGGTTACCGGTGTCAGCTCCCCCTACGCCGTTGCTGAGGAGCAGGAGTCCAGCGGCTACTACGGTGAGGAGGGGGAGAGAAAGGTTATTAAACTCGACCTTGAGGAGCTTTGA
- a CDS encoding OB-fold nucleic acid binding domain-containing protein has protein sequence MKKRLPASRVYIKDILNGYYVRSEGDFEPNYLITRDARKVYRAKVAATVVREPVISDDETYGKFQIDDGTGTIWVLGFRDDTRFIRLVKKGDLVQVIGKVAEWRDDKQILVEGVTKVDPDFWILHRYETLKEKTEHAKKARLAFDIYNRYGITAKAKVIAKNKGVDEDLLMTMDELYTMVLEQRNLEEELFEEEPPEKEPQENLEVKKAKKAVVELLREKGKALSHKFIVKKLSSEFDEDILEDAITQLLAEGEIYEPEIGYYEPL, from the coding sequence ATGAAAAAGCGCCTTCCAGCGAGCAGAGTTTACATTAAGGATATCCTAAACGGTTACTACGTCAGGAGCGAGGGCGACTTCGAGCCGAACTACCTCATAACAAGGGACGCGAGAAAGGTCTACCGCGCCAAGGTGGCCGCAACAGTCGTCAGGGAGCCAGTGATAAGCGACGACGAGACCTACGGAAAATTCCAGATTGACGATGGGACGGGAACGATATGGGTTTTGGGCTTCCGCGACGACACGCGCTTCATCAGGCTTGTGAAGAAGGGAGACCTGGTTCAGGTAATCGGGAAAGTAGCAGAATGGCGCGACGATAAGCAGATACTCGTGGAAGGGGTTACCAAGGTCGACCCGGACTTCTGGATACTCCACCGCTATGAGACCCTCAAGGAGAAGACCGAGCACGCGAAAAAAGCCAGACTGGCCTTCGACATATACAACCGCTACGGGATAACGGCCAAGGCAAAGGTCATAGCGAAGAACAAGGGCGTTGACGAGGACCTGCTGATGACCATGGACGAATTATACACGATGGTATTGGAGCAGAGGAACCTGGAGGAAGAGCTCTTCGAGGAGGAACCCCCTGAGAAGGAGCCGCAGGAGAACCTGGAGGTCAAGAAGGCCAAGAAAGCGGTTGTGGAACTCCTAAGGGAGAAGGGAAAAGCGCTATCCCACAAGTTCATCGTCAAAAAGCTTTCCTCTGAGTTCGATGAGGACATCCTCGAGGATGCCATAACCCAGCTCCTAGCGGAGGGCGAAATCTACGAGCCGGAGATAGGCTACTACGAGCCGCTCTGA
- a CDS encoding ribonucleoside-triphosphate reductase, which translates to MELWDELVKALEEDGLWTVVTFKTPHGPGATLEELAKAVEKAGWRVTFKANWWTADIPYGLARMDLRKDGREKILLGKWILGRELELVKLENMPLEKGRDEFFRMVDSITSTLIYDPVIRTMREQY; encoded by the coding sequence ATGGAACTTTGGGATGAACTCGTAAAAGCATTGGAGGAGGACGGTCTCTGGACCGTTGTAACCTTCAAGACCCCCCACGGCCCTGGGGCAACCCTTGAGGAGCTTGCAAAGGCAGTTGAAAAGGCTGGCTGGCGCGTTACCTTTAAGGCCAACTGGTGGACCGCTGATATACCCTACGGGCTGGCCAGAATGGATCTCAGAAAGGACGGCAGGGAAAAGATACTGCTTGGAAAGTGGATACTCGGAAGGGAACTTGAACTCGTCAAGCTTGAGAACATGCCCCTCGAAAAGGGACGTGACGAGTTCTTCAGAATGGTGGACAGTATAACCTCAACACTGATCTATGACCCCGTGATAAGAACCATGAGGGAGCAGTACTAA
- the engB gene encoding GTP-binding protein EngB, producing MIIFAGRSNVGKSTLIFRLTGKWVKRGKRPGVTRKPMEVNWRGRTVVDLPGFGFMSGVPKRVQERIKDEIVHFIEDNADEIELAVLVVDGKAAPEIIERWERRGEIPVDVEFYGFLRELGIPTVVAVNKLDKIKNPERTMNFLAEKFGVPYSEIDETFVPISAKFGKNLDVLRVLIERKMREKKGKPEENSKDLEDNVGDGLLDAIEG from the coding sequence ATGATAATATTCGCGGGACGCTCAAACGTTGGGAAGAGTACTCTCATATTCCGCCTGACCGGGAAGTGGGTGAAGCGTGGGAAGAGACCAGGGGTAACGAGAAAACCTATGGAGGTCAACTGGAGAGGGAGGACGGTAGTCGACCTGCCGGGCTTTGGCTTTATGAGCGGCGTTCCGAAAAGGGTTCAGGAGAGGATTAAGGACGAGATAGTTCACTTCATCGAGGACAACGCGGATGAGATAGAGTTGGCAGTTCTGGTTGTGGACGGAAAAGCGGCCCCAGAGATAATCGAGCGCTGGGAGAGGAGGGGGGAGATACCTGTAGACGTTGAGTTCTACGGGTTCCTACGGGAGCTGGGCATACCAACGGTGGTAGCTGTTAACAAGCTGGACAAGATAAAGAACCCTGAGAGGACAATGAACTTCCTTGCCGAGAAGTTCGGTGTTCCTTACTCCGAAATCGATGAGACCTTTGTGCCGATATCGGCAAAGTTCGGAAAGAATCTTGACGTACTAAGGGTGCTCATAGAGCGGAAGATGCGGGAAAAGAAGGGAAAACCGGAGGAGAATTCAAAGGACCTCGAGGACAATGTGGGTGATGGTCTCCTTGACGCCATCGAGGGATGA
- a CDS encoding preprotein translocase subunit Sec61beta — protein MAKEKTTLPPTGAGLMRFFDEDTRAIKVGPKGVIAMALILVAAEILLFAFGPQIFG, from the coding sequence ATGGCGAAGGAAAAGACGACCCTGCCGCCGACGGGAGCGGGATTGATGAGGTTCTTCGATGAAGATACGAGGGCAATAAAGGTTGGACCAAAGGGAGTCATCGCGATGGCTCTTATCCTAGTGGCGGCCGAGATACTGCTCTTCGCATTCGGGCCTCAGATCTTCGGTTAA
- a CDS encoding D-aminoacyl-tRNA deacylase, translated as MEVIMSTKVDPASVNIVEKLVENFGFKETEEVFDNNPVYIKGNMAILTTNDEMIYYDNLDSGIERQLGFKPEIIAFASRHSSRQKLPALTVHVTGNWGKAMYGGKDGSLAVAEPRAMKLALLKMKELNDLGWTVCYEATHHGPSELEVPSFFIEIGSSEEEWMNDKAGEIIAETIVHVLENYKRAGFPVAIGIGGGHYVPKQTKRALETELAFSHMAPKYAHPLSREMLLKAIERTSGKVDAIYVDWRGSKGETRQMARNLAEELDLEFIRD; from the coding sequence ATGGAGGTTATAATGAGCACGAAAGTAGACCCCGCGTCGGTCAACATCGTGGAAAAACTGGTGGAGAACTTTGGCTTTAAGGAGACAGAGGAAGTCTTTGACAACAACCCCGTTTACATCAAGGGAAACATGGCGATACTGACCACAAACGACGAGATGATATACTATGACAACCTTGATTCGGGGATAGAAAGGCAACTCGGCTTCAAACCTGAGATAATAGCCTTTGCCTCAAGACATTCGAGCAGGCAGAAGCTCCCGGCTTTAACTGTCCACGTCACGGGCAACTGGGGAAAAGCGATGTACGGTGGGAAAGACGGGAGTTTGGCCGTAGCAGAGCCAAGGGCAATGAAGCTCGCCCTCCTTAAGATGAAAGAGTTGAACGACCTCGGCTGGACCGTCTGCTATGAGGCAACTCACCACGGGCCGAGCGAGCTTGAGGTTCCGAGCTTCTTCATCGAGATAGGTTCGAGTGAGGAGGAGTGGATGAACGATAAGGCCGGCGAAATCATTGCGGAGACGATAGTGCACGTCCTTGAGAACTACAAAAGGGCGGGCTTCCCCGTTGCCATTGGAATCGGTGGGGGGCACTATGTTCCCAAGCAGACGAAGCGGGCGCTCGAGACCGAGCTTGCCTTCAGCCACATGGCGCCGAAGTACGCGCATCCTTTAAGCAGAGAAATGCTTCTGAAGGCCATAGAGCGCACCTCTGGAAAGGTTGATGCCATATACGTTGACTGGAGGGGTAGCAAGGGGGAAACGAGACAGATGGCAAGGAACCTCGCTGAGGAGCTTGACCTTGAGTTCATAAGAGACTGA
- a CDS encoding Clp1/GlmU family protein, whose amino-acid sequence MNKASYTTDVPEDRFELVNVILHTPKRPLRVMLIGGSDSGKTTLLTFLANELIKDGLRVAVVDSDVGQKGILPPATVSFALPDGPFSNPSELSGTAHYFIGTTSPGQYVGEMAVGVERLVNGASSLADVVLIDTTGFVTGPGAEMKRLKVELIKPELTVVLERRGEMKYLSKLLTPYTKVIRLGISPHVREHSPNERGSVREEKWRAYFAGSSLAEVDLGELAVGGISLFQGRPLSTQEKELFSSVFGWLVLAGWKGERYTVIKSDVGRFPRHYNRFSLRAIDFEKMSNLIVGFVDKTGLCLGLGILKWINFSSRVAQVLTPLPQEVLENTVELRFGRIRVLETGEELGLIGRDEL is encoded by the coding sequence ATGAACAAGGCCTCCTACACGACCGACGTTCCGGAGGACAGGTTTGAGCTGGTCAACGTGATACTCCACACCCCAAAGAGACCCCTTCGTGTCATGCTAATAGGCGGTTCCGACAGCGGCAAGACGACGCTCCTCACCTTCCTAGCGAACGAGCTTATCAAGGATGGCCTCCGCGTTGCGGTTGTGGACAGCGACGTCGGCCAGAAGGGTATTCTTCCACCTGCGACGGTGAGTTTTGCCCTGCCAGACGGCCCGTTTTCAAACCCGAGCGAGCTGAGTGGTACTGCCCACTACTTCATTGGCACGACTTCCCCGGGGCAGTACGTTGGTGAAATGGCTGTTGGTGTTGAAAGATTGGTCAATGGGGCATCATCCCTTGCGGACGTGGTTCTCATCGATACCACGGGCTTTGTAACCGGCCCTGGAGCCGAGATGAAGCGCCTGAAGGTCGAACTCATAAAACCAGAGTTGACCGTTGTCCTCGAGCGGAGGGGGGAGATGAAATACCTCTCGAAACTCCTCACCCCGTACACCAAGGTGATTAGACTAGGAATAAGCCCCCACGTGAGAGAGCACTCTCCCAATGAGAGGGGATCCGTTAGGGAGGAGAAATGGAGGGCCTACTTTGCAGGTTCCTCCCTTGCGGAGGTTGACCTCGGTGAGCTGGCCGTTGGTGGGATCTCGCTCTTCCAGGGCAGGCCTCTTTCGACCCAGGAAAAGGAGCTTTTCTCCTCCGTTTTTGGCTGGCTTGTCCTGGCGGGATGGAAGGGAGAACGTTACACCGTCATCAAGTCCGATGTTGGAAGGTTTCCAAGGCACTACAATCGGTTCTCCCTCCGGGCGATTGACTTTGAGAAGATGAGCAACCTCATTGTGGGCTTCGTAGATAAGACCGGCCTCTGCCTTGGCCTAGGAATCCTCAAGTGGATAAACTTCAGTTCACGCGTTGCACAGGTCCTCACGCCCCTTCCTCAGGAAGTCCTTGAGAACACCGTTGAACTGCGCTTTGGCAGGATACGTGTCCTCGAGACCGGTGAGGAGCTTGGACTTATCGGGAGGGACGAGCTTTAG
- a CDS encoding geranylgeranylglycerol-phosphate geranylgeranyltransferase — protein sequence MELKAFIEITRPHNCVLAGVVGLLGSVVAAGHFPDALIALLTFLVVTLGCAGGNTVNDYFDYEIDSINRPDRPLPRGAMSRGAALWYAMALFAVGLSLAALINVYALALAVVAYATMFLYAWKLKPLPFIGNLAVAGLTGLTPLYGAVAVDHIGLAGTLAICAFLVNVAREVVKDIEDVEGDLTKGARTLPILWGQRKAAYVGAIFAVLTVIASFLPVKAGVGLGYYAMLPVDLIILYAAYLILRSQDKVTAHRAQKLLKISIFLAVMAFLIAALV from the coding sequence ATGGAACTCAAGGCTTTCATCGAGATTACCCGGCCCCACAACTGTGTTCTCGCTGGAGTAGTTGGTCTTCTCGGCTCGGTTGTGGCGGCGGGTCACTTTCCCGATGCTCTAATCGCGCTCCTCACCTTCCTTGTGGTCACCCTGGGCTGCGCCGGCGGTAACACGGTAAACGACTACTTCGACTACGAGATAGACAGCATAAACCGACCCGATAGACCCCTCCCACGGGGGGCCATGAGCAGGGGGGCTGCCCTTTGGTATGCGATGGCCCTCTTTGCGGTAGGGCTTTCCCTCGCGGCCCTAATAAACGTCTACGCCCTAGCCCTAGCGGTTGTAGCGTACGCTACGATGTTCCTCTACGCTTGGAAGCTCAAGCCCCTACCGTTCATTGGAAACCTTGCCGTTGCCGGGCTGACGGGGCTCACGCCCCTCTACGGTGCGGTGGCAGTCGACCACATTGGTCTGGCCGGAACACTCGCCATTTGTGCCTTCCTCGTCAACGTGGCTCGGGAGGTCGTTAAGGACATTGAAGACGTTGAGGGAGACCTGACCAAGGGCGCCAGAACCCTTCCGATATTATGGGGGCAGAGGAAAGCGGCTTACGTTGGGGCAATATTTGCGGTGCTGACTGTCATAGCCTCATTTCTCCCGGTTAAGGCGGGCGTTGGCCTCGGCTACTATGCCATGCTACCGGTAGATTTAATAATCCTCTACGCGGCTTACCTCATACTCCGCTCCCAGGACAAGGTGACCGCCCACAGGGCGCAGAAGCTACTGAAAATAAGCATTTTCCTTGCGGTGATGGCTTTCCTGATCGCGGCTCTGGTTTGA
- a CDS encoding protein translocase SEC61 complex subunit gamma, translating into MEKLKSFWVESKRVLMVTKKPGWREFKLAVKITGLGMILIGTIGLIIRLLGYVFTGS; encoded by the coding sequence ATGGAAAAACTTAAGAGTTTCTGGGTCGAGTCTAAGAGGGTTCTAATGGTCACGAAGAAGCCGGGATGGAGAGAGTTTAAGCTCGCCGTGAAGATAACAGGGCTTGGGATGATACTCATTGGAACCATTGGACTTATAATCCGCCTCCTCGGATACGTGTTTACCGGCTCATAG
- the scpB gene encoding SMC-Scp complex subunit ScpB encodes MGLLEDKALVEAALFVSGRPLSVKELSRALGIKSLDYLEKLIDLIAAEYAERKSAVEVVRVLGDKYVMQVKQEYSQRVAHLMPRPDLRTGELKTLALIAYLQPIEQSKVVKLRGSQAYEHIRKLLDMGMIYAEPYERTKLLGTTSKFAELYGFPENNPVIIKETFKKVVHAEYSDLIVKIEGGNENSSGKVKETEIVEPKTSGEE; translated from the coding sequence ATGGGACTGCTTGAGGATAAGGCTCTCGTGGAGGCGGCCCTCTTTGTGTCGGGTAGACCCCTAAGCGTAAAGGAGCTGTCGAGGGCACTCGGAATAAAGTCACTAGACTATCTGGAGAAACTCATAGACCTCATTGCCGCTGAATACGCCGAGAGGAAGAGCGCAGTTGAGGTTGTACGGGTTTTGGGCGATAAATACGTCATGCAGGTCAAGCAGGAATACAGCCAGAGGGTTGCCCACCTTATGCCAAGACCTGATCTCAGAACGGGAGAACTAAAGACACTCGCTCTCATAGCCTACCTCCAGCCGATAGAGCAGAGTAAAGTCGTGAAGCTCCGCGGAAGCCAAGCCTACGAGCACATAAGGAAGCTACTTGACATGGGGATGATATACGCGGAACCCTACGAGAGAACGAAGCTCCTCGGAACGACATCGAAGTTCGCGGAACTCTATGGGTTCCCAGAGAACAACCCGGTAATAATCAAAGAGACCTTCAAAAAGGTGGTCCACGCTGAGTACAGCGACCTTATCGTGAAGATTGAAGGAGGGAATGAAAATTCCTCCGGGAAGGTAAAAGAGACAGAAATTGTCGAGCCAAAAACGTCCGGTGAGGAGTGA
- a CDS encoding Lrp/AsnC family transcriptional regulator, producing MEDKNTLTPRQIRLLKKFHEEGKTIEVHTVEKTQDELAEELGITRQALSNHLKVLKERGYIRTGRGFIDLTDKALDLLGEKKGDVFVFVRIEPTKRKSVYEAIKKINIKKIYRVTGDIDLIVEADKTKLDEILEEISSLDGVKETITHIVLEVL from the coding sequence ATGGAGGACAAGAACACCCTCACCCCCAGGCAGATAAGGCTCCTCAAGAAGTTTCATGAGGAGGGTAAGACCATAGAGGTCCACACCGTTGAGAAGACCCAAGACGAGCTTGCCGAGGAGCTCGGAATTACCAGGCAGGCGCTCAGCAACCACCTCAAGGTCCTCAAGGAGAGGGGCTATATCAGAACCGGTAGGGGCTTTATCGACCTCACCGACAAGGCCCTGGATTTACTCGGAGAGAAGAAGGGCGACGTCTTCGTCTTCGTTAGGATAGAGCCGACCAAGAGGAAGAGTGTGTACGAGGCCATAAAGAAGATCAACATAAAGAAAATCTACCGTGTCACGGGGGACATTGACCTCATAGTCGAGGCCGATAAAACGAAGCTCGACGAAATACTGGAAGAGATATCATCCCTCGATGGCGTCAAGGAGACCATCACCCACATTGTCCTCGAGGTCCTTTGA
- a CDS encoding transcription elongation factor Spt5, whose translation MDESRIFTVRVTVGQEETTAKLVYSKVKTYNLPIYALLAPSKVKGYIFVEAPNKSAVDEAIKGIRHAKGTLPGEVKFEEVEHFLEEKPAVSGFEPGDIVELIAGPFKGEKAKVVRVDEGKDEIVVELVGSIVPIPVTVRGEYVRLISKRQKE comes from the coding sequence ATGGACGAGTCTAGGATATTCACAGTACGCGTCACGGTGGGTCAGGAAGAAACCACCGCAAAGCTGGTATACAGCAAGGTTAAAACGTACAATCTCCCCATTTATGCTCTACTTGCTCCATCCAAAGTTAAGGGCTATATCTTTGTGGAGGCCCCTAACAAGAGCGCCGTTGATGAGGCTATTAAAGGAATTCGGCACGCCAAGGGAACCCTTCCTGGTGAGGTTAAGTTCGAGGAGGTAGAACACTTCCTCGAGGAGAAGCCGGCTGTGAGTGGCTTCGAGCCGGGAGACATCGTTGAACTAATCGCCGGCCCGTTTAAGGGGGAGAAGGCAAAGGTCGTTAGGGTCGACGAGGGCAAGGACGAGATAGTCGTTGAGCTCGTTGGTTCAATAGTCCCGATACCGGTCACGGTGAGGGGTGAATACGTTAGACTTATAAGCAAACGTCAGAAGGAGTGA